Part of the Zonotrichia leucophrys gambelii isolate GWCS_2022_RI chromosome 12, RI_Zleu_2.0, whole genome shotgun sequence genome, CTGTTCCCTCTACAATTAAGTCAACTGACAGTAATTAAGTGAATGGTGCAAGTGCTGATTAGGGGAAGCATCTTTCAGCACTCAGTCCAGCCCAACAAATAGTCTAACAGTGAAAACATTGCAGAGGGAGAACTGCAGACATCCCTTCTTCTCTGGGGGATTCCTTTTTACACAGCAAGCAAAACTCTAGTTAGCTTTATGACACCAGATCAGCCCTACAGGAGTACCAGTGCTGAGGCTGAACAAAAACAGGACTTCGAACAACCAGTAAAACATTGGAGTGGCAGGAATATTCAGTGAGAATTACTGGTATGAAAAATCACCATCCAACTGGTGAGAAATCTGCTTATATTCCCACAGGGCTCTTCATTATACAAACCTTGGTGATGGAGAAATCCAGCCTGACATAGACAATCACAGTGAAGAACAAGATGTAAAAGGCTCCAACTACCAAGAGAGGCTCTTGCAGCATCAGGATTTTGTTGAAGGTGTAATGAACCTACAAGAGAAGTTCCAAACACTGAGCAGTGCGCCATGGTACTGCAGGGTTTACTCCTCTcctcaagcagcagcagaaccacccAAGCAGTCCAGTCAGTGTTTATTTCTTAGGTGTTTTGACTGAGCTGCTGGATTCAGAGGCACAACTGCTCAGGGCCACACTCACCACGATgtcctggatgtgctgctccaCCAGGTTGCTCTTGTGTGCCACAATAACAGGGCGTCCAAAAGTGTCCAGATATGTGTAGTGAAGTTCATCTGAGGCACGATTGATTTCATAGGGGCTGTCCACATGGATATTCCTGTGGGTAAAAGCAGACAGTCCCATATGACTCTGTGGTGTTTGACAGTATGTAACCCAAGACTCGTCTGGGCAGTTGTAGCCTCTAGCACAAGGTAGATTATGCAGTTTAAACAATGCTCTACAAGGAAGCAAAGATGTGTTCCAAGACTTCCTCCAAATGCACAGTCATGGTCTTGAttcactgtccccaggccatTAGAGCAAACTGGAGAAGTGCCACCAACACAGCACTGTCTGCAGTAACAAGCCAGGAGGAATCACACTTACTTGGCTCCTTCTGGCAGGACAATCTTGACAGTCAGAGAGTCTGTAACTTGCTCATCAAACACATGGTCAACAAACCTCATCTTCAGGGCATACTGATCACCTAaaagtgcagagcagagtggtAACAGTTCCTCAGAGAACAAGGGACAGCCTTGAAACTCAGCtctcacccagagcaggagcagaatttGCATGGATAATTGTGCAGCAGGGGGCACTAGCTCACTAAGATATATTTTAACCAGATGTCTACAAAACCTGAAGGAAGCACAAAAAAGGTAGATTTGCATATTCTAGAAAAAATAGCTGGCAACTGCAGTTGCTAAGGTCCTGTGTACCACAGCTTTCAATTCTTTTCTGTACAGCAACTACCTTCAAACACACAGGAGAATGCTTTTTATTCCCTACCCCCTCAGCCACCCACCAAGATTGTAGAGGTATTCGTAGCTTGGCAGGTTGTAGCCAATGATGTAATGGGTTTTCCAGCCCCCAAAAAGAGGGAATCGGGGACGGATCTCCATCTCCACAGAGTCATCCAGGACAAGAAGGTGGCTGGTGGAGATGTTCCCAATCTCATCTCTGTAATAGAcgtcctgagcagcagctgggagaatGGTCTGTagggagagaagcagcagtgagTGCATCAGAGAGGAGTGACTTCCAGTGAAACTGGCAAAACCAATAAAGGCTGGTAAGCATTGAGAAACTGTGCTCCCACATGAGACATGACAAAATGGCCATTCAGTTGCACTGAGTGGTAAAATTGTGCCATTATAAGCAATCCCACAGGTGGCTGCCAGCACTAAAATCACTTGGCGTCCAAATGAATGTGCTTTCTCCAGCTGAGTTTCAAACTCCCCAGACAGCAAGGGATCATCATGCCCACCAGGACAGCAATTCCCTTTTCACTCCAACTTGCTGCCCTAGCTGACTGGGCTTGCTAGCTTTACACTCAACAAATAAGATTTCTGTTTGGCTGCACCACCCTAGAGAATTACAACAATCAATCCTGAAGGCTACAAGCAGTGAGAAAGGTTTTGGTTCAGATGAGAACACATAATACTTTTTACACCTGGCTAGCAGAGCCACAGCTTTAATTCTTGTTGTGTGCTTTGTGAGCAAGGAATGAATGGGTGAGTTTCCAATTAATACTGTTCAACATGAGGAGGATATGACAGAGAGGCAACTCTGAAAGTAAAGGGGTGGGGACAGAATGAATGGTCCTTGCATGGTGGAAAAGCCAAAGCAGAGATCTCAATATCAAGAGTAAGGGATTTAGAGGGTCTCTGAGATTGGAGGGGTTGGAGTGTGGAAAAACACTACATGCTCTGTTAAATGCAGTCTGTTGGACCAGCAAATGCAATAGAGTATGACCTCCTAATGCTGCTTCCAAAAGCTATTCCTATCCAGCACAAGCTTTCTCTGAAAACAGACCAGAGTTTTAATTTTCCCTTATTACTCAGGTATAGTTACCAAACAAAAGACAAAGGAcaactgcaatttttttttgtccctctgGGGATCTAAGAAAAGGGGAAGTCACAGCTATAAAAATACATGTGCAAAATGTCCACCTTAAAAGACTTGACAGAAGAGATCCCACTGTCTGGCTGTCTCTGGTAGTCGTATCTGGAGAAAGGCCCTTTCAGCACTGCTCCTGTGTGCTTCAAATCCACCGTCTCTTCAACAGCAATGTTACCCCAGTGAGACACCTCAATGACTCGTGTCATGCTGGTGATGGTCAGGAAGGGACTGTTGTTTTCATAGTGCACCTTCAGAGTGTCCTAACGAGGGAAAAAAGATAAACTGTCAGATCTAAAGGAAGTAGCAAGCTCCCCTCACAATGATCCATTCCATGTGCCACAGAGAACCCTCCTTGGCAAATGCACACAGTTTAACTCACAGCTGACCTGTGATTTCTACAAGGAAGCCTCTGCTTCCCACTCTCTAGCCTCTGAGACACATCTTCCATGTCTACAAagtgctctgtgcagagccacaaccCTTTGCACAGAAGTTTACCTGGCTGTATGGAGGGATGTCCTTGAAGGGGCCATACTCAATCGTGTCCTCGGTGCGGGAAGGGTTGCCCAGCTTGGTGTAACTCTCCACGTTCCTGGAGGCCAGCTTGACACGGGTTGTTTGAGATTTGGTGACGTACGGGGAGTAAAAATAGTGATTTCCTTCAAAGACCACAAACTGCTTCTCACTTTGGGTGATGTGGGTGGGATAGGGCTGCAAGACGTGTGTGAAAACCATTTCAACAGAGACACGGACCTTGGCTCCTGGGGCCAAAGGAGAGGGCAGCTTCACCGAGAAGAACTTCCCACTGCAAGGGAGAGGAACAGGTAAGCACGTGGGATCTCCCTGGAGAGGGCATCAGCTCCACCCCCTGCAACatcccctggggacaggtgacCACGTATCACGTGTGTAATGTGTGATTTGGGCAGGTATTTCACTTGCTCCTCCAAGACATAGAGATGTCTTGTCCCAGCAGGTGTGATTACTGTACTGGGGAAGCAGCACAGGCTCAACTGTGTCCAGGCACAGTTACAGTCTTTGCTTCACAAAAAAACACCTAGACCCCTTTTGGGAAGAGGAATGATGACACACCCCTCCCTAATCCTGCATTTATAAAGCTTCAGTATgactttttttctattcttcttCAGATGACAGGAATGATCTGCATCAAAGGAAGCATGGCAGAAGTCCAGAAGACAAATCACAAATATCTTAAGCACCTGTTCCCACAATGTCTGTTCCTTCTCAGATTTTTGCCCACAGGATCTGAAACTAAGGAATGGCCAGAATGGGAGCAAGGTTTTGGAATAGGGTTCTACAGAATGGATTGAGATTCCACCAAATCCAAATGTAAGCATTTGGACTGGACAGACCGAGGTGATGGCAGAAGAAAACATGCTTCATGTCATGCCTGGTGGCCCAGGGCAGGATCACATGAGACATCCAGCCATGTCAGAAGCCAAGGTCTACCCTGGCATCTTAACTCCACAGGCACTGTATTCTTCAAACCCAGCTGCACTGTGCTTTTGAGTCACTTTACAGGCACCTCTCAGCTCTCATGGCTCAGAAAACACCTGCCTGCAACACCTACATAATATTCCAAGCTTGGCAGTATAGAGCCTGATACAAACAGCATcctctctcctggcagcaggaagagcCTGCACTGGACCATGGCACCCAGCACTCTGTGGGGGTACCATGAAACCCTCTGTACTCACCACTGCCAACCATCTGAGAGCTCAGAATGGAGGAATGGGTAAGAGCATGACCAAATACTTCTCTCACCTGGTGTCCCAGGGGATCAGGGCATTACTCAAGGCACTGAGTACAAGagactgagcagagctgaggaagaaAACACTCCTGATCTCTAGGTGTGTGGAACTGGGGGAGTATCTCTGCTTCACTGTGAGGAGTTATGAACCCCCCATGCACCCCTCTAGGTATTCAGAGGGTGATACTCACCTTTTGCCCTTAACTTTGGTCTCTTTCACTTCCAAGGcattctcctcctcttcctcgccTTTCACCTGTTCCGGAACAACATACAGAATCAGTGCACTGTGTGTTCCCATGTTACCTCAGCCTGATTCCCAAGCCAGCACAGTCACCATAACTTGCACAGATGAGAATATCGATCAAATGCTTTTGTGATTTCCCTTGTGACTGGGGAGTGAGCAGACCACGGGAATATGGCTTCACCCATCAAGGTACACTACAGaactctgcacacacacatattatAGAGCAGTGCATGTACCTCTCTCTGCTGTATGTAGAGTTTATCCTAAGTGCCAGTACCTCTGGGGCTAGAACAGAAATACTGTCCTACTGCTCCTCCGACCCTCCTGTGGGTAAGGGCTGTGCCCCCGTCcgctggggctgccagccctgctccgtCGGTGCTGGCGGCGACCCCAGCCCAGCCTACCGGTGTGAATCGCCCCCTCATGGCCTCCAGGCCTGCCACCCCCGCCCTCACCCCGCGGCACACACCCCCATTCCCGGCCGGCGGCGGGATCCGGGAGCGGCGCTGAGGACCCGGCAGTGCCGACGTGTCCCTACGGGctcggggccgggcagcgcCCGCGGGCCCCCGGGCGCGGCGCTCGGTGCCCGCTCCCCTCGCTCACCTGCACGCCCAGGTGGGCCAGCCggggctccagcccaggctccagCGCCAGCAGGAAGGTGGAAGCGGCCGCGCCGCCCGGCGCATTGGCGAGGCTGAGCTCGGCCGAGATCTTGGCCAGGTGCGTGCTGAGGTCCAGCGAGCGCCGcacctcctccagcaccagaTCGGCGCTGGTGGCGGCGGCCGccaagcagaggagcagcaggcgGCACGGCAGCCCCGCCATGGCCAGCACACCGCGCGGGGAGGGtacaagatggcggcgcccgcGCTGTACGGGCACGGcacaagatggcggcgcccggTGGGGGAGGAGGCGCGCGATGGCGGCGCCCACCGGCGCTGGAGGCCCGGCCCCCTCCTCCCCGCCTTTCGCCGGGCCTGAGGTGAGAGCTGGGCGGGCTCTGCCGGAGTCCAGGGGTGGGTTCGGTTTCGCGCAGTTCCGGCGCTTCCCGGGGGCCCGGCCCTATGGGCGAGCTCGGCTGTTCCCGCTGGGCGCTGGGTCCCTGCCCGTGCTGAGCTCTCAGGCCTGGGCAGGCTGCGGGACCGGTCAAGCGATGCTTGTTTGGCCATGCTGagatttcccatttctttttctgcccgAAAAAGAGCGGGAAAACAACTATTACAAATATTATGTGTTGCTCAGGGCTTTCAGGTGCTCCTCAGCCTCGTCTCCTGCCAcggcacagagcagctctgtttcTCCATGTTTTTAGCAGTGGCTGGTTCCTGCCAGGGCTTCCAGGGGCCAGAGCTGTCAGTCCTGTgttgggcacagggatgggaaggCATTGGGAAGTGTTGGGCACAGGAGTGGGAAGGCATTGGGAAGTGTTGGGCACAGCATGGGAAGGCATTGGGAAGTGTTGGGCACAGAGATGGCTCAGAGGAGCTGTCAGCGTGGATGGCACTGGGATGTagcactgggcactgcaaagGGAAGGACTTTGATGGTTTTGATTATGCTCTTGAATTAATGAGCCTCAAATTGGTACAGGTCATCTCTCTGGCCTGGCACTCGTTGCTCTGGAAGGTGAGGTTTAACACAAATAGAGTTAAGATGAACCCAaattttctgctaaaaaaaCACAGATAATTGACAGCTAGGTGATGCCAGAGTAGAAGTGCTGCAGGTAGCCAAGGCATGGTAAGCAGCCCTGCACTGACTTAAGGcagctggggaaaggaaaatgttagTGGTTTAACACATGACTGGGGAAGAGGTGATTGACACTTTATTCTCAAATATCTAAGGCAGATAAAAGCGAGGAACGGATGTTGTCTGCTGTGAttgccagagcagggctttTGCCTGTGAGCCCTGTGGGACAGCAGACCTTTCATGTTTGCATAATGTGATCCAGGACTCAATCTTTCTTTGAGATCCTAATAGAGTCACAGAGATAATTCTTTGATTTGGCCTGAGATTGCCAAGTATCGGAAGAGGATTTCCTAAATTACGTGTTTGGATATGGAGTCAAACAGCCCCTTGGCAAAGGCTAAATAGAATGGGATGTCTCCTGGTGTGCTATGTTCAAAACAGCATAATTTCTCAGCTagccttccttttcttcccttacCATGCCCCCACCCCCAAATTCCTGTCATGGAAATTTTCTTGGCAAATTACTTCAATTTCCCTTTGATTTATGTAGGTAAATACATAAATGCCTGTGAATTTGGCAACTCTCCCTGTAAGCATATCCTAGCACAAGCAGGTAGTTTTGTCACCGTGTTTCGGTGACAGCGGTGTTATcttccagcagcccagcaggagaTGCCTGCAGGGGTGGGTTCCACCTCCTCAGCCTCATGTTTCCAGCCAGGGAAACATTCCAAgtccctctgctctccaggaAAAGCCTGTTTATCTTGGCCTTCTCCAAAGAGCTGGGCTTTGGGGCCTGCAGCTGGGTAGGCATGTTCAGGGGGAAGCAACTGTGAAACATGAGAGGCTGAGCAGAACAGCCACCTCTAATTAAAGGctggccagcagtgctgcatcTGGGGACTCCCTGGTTCCTCTGCTGGGAATGGCTGTCACTGTCCTTCCAAGTGTCACACAGAATAAATGAACTCCAGTCGGCCTCCTTAATAACACATGCAGCTCttatttccctctctcccttagGGCAATTTCTCCTGGtaaagggagggaaagaaataaatgcatatGTCCCTTATGTCTGGAAATAATTGGGCTTCAAGTTGTTCCAGGCCAAAAATTTCTCTCCAATGGGTTCATCTCAGAGGCTGGGTTTGACCTGCTGGCGAATGCCAGTTTCAATATGTGACCCATCCCAGACCCTGGTGAGCTCTGAGCCAGTGTTGTACACTAACCCCGTGTTTGAATCCCTTTCTAATTGTGATAATTGAGTCATGCTGAGCCTGTGCATCATCTGCTTCAAGACTTCAGCCCTACCACATAGACTAAATTTGTCTTTGAGTTGAAAAGGTGCTGCCTTTGGGCTTGTTCAAGGTTGAGTTTGGCTGTGCAGGCCCTTCTTGCCACTGCCCTGTGGGCCGTGCCAGGCTGTCCTTCATGCATGGGGTCAGTCACAGCTGCTGGTGGCCCCTGGCTGGCTGTGGTGgtggctgggacagctctggggacagcctggggacagcttgCAGGCTGTTGTTCAGCAGAGACAGGGTGCAGTGCCCGTGTGTGTATCTAGCTACCCAGGCCTCATGCCAAGTAACAGAGAGAGGCAGGAGTTCAGAACtgctttttttgtctctttataTGTTTTTTTGTTCTCTCATTGCAAGGAATGTCCCCctccagcagagagctgcaggtcaggaagcagcaggagaggtgAGCAGCCGCTGGTGCCATGCAGGCACTGGCACAgtgccccagctcccctgtgGGTGTgtcagccccagggctggagcagtggCAGGGAACAGCCCCGGTGGAGCCatctgccagggctcagggaccATCGTGGGCCAAGAAATGCCTCTGGCAGGAAAGGCCATGGCCAGAACCGCACCCCAGGAAAGgccctgtgctcctgtgttTACACAGGGCTGATGCCAAACTCAGCCCTGTGTCATCTGTCAGAGCAATTTGCTCtcaaggagggaaggagaagttGTTTTCTGGAAGGAGTGGCTGGCTGTGACCACAGAAGCACACTGCAGCCTGTAGCAGCAGGGAACAGGATTTATTCTGCTGTGATCCTCGTGCCACAGGGGAGCTTGCAGCAGGAATATGCAGGGACCATAGTACAATGTGTTGTTCTCTGAGGAGCCCAGGTCAGGGACAAAAGAGAATAAACAGGGCTGGGTATGTGTAGCAGAAGTCATCCTGGCAATGCCTTGAAGATTTTAATACAAATTTATCAGTGATTCTGAAAAAAACTTCCctgcttcagattttttttcagattttattggTGTTTCACCGTTTAACCCTGTGTAGGTAAAATCAGCCTTTTGGCTGCCAGTGGGAGGCAGAGggcatttctctctctttattcaGTCCTGAGCAAGGTATTGGTAGTTGCCAGCTATGAGAGCACAGGTATGAGGTGGCTGAGTGATGGCAGAGCTTGCTTAGCCTTGCTAAGGCCCtcaaaaagcagctggaaaaaaagaacaacaacatTCTTCcagtttcattatttttacaaCCTCATTTTTTAACTTGTCAGCACAACTCACACTGAGCCTCTGCCAAGCCAAACACGCCATTATTCTTATTTGGGGTTTGCCTGTGATTTCCATGGAATGGTGGACTTAGGGGGGCTGGTTGGAGCTTGGTTCCTACTCTTGGTTCAGCTACTCTGGAAACACATTGTACCTTCACAGAGAAAGTGGTGATGGGGCACTGTCtgtccaggggctgctcctctgaaTTTTTTCAAGTTAATTTAGTTATCTGCAGTAGCCCCTCTCACTCCACTCCTTATAGTATTcacctttctttaaaataaattttttcctagtttaaaaaaaatctggttttttctccttgtcaGACCACAagactcacaaaaaaaaaaaaaatgaaagaaacctGCTTGTGCACAGCAATTGCATGAAGCATTGGAAAACACATAGGGAAAACCTCCTGGAAGAATGTAGGAGAGCATCTGTGAGTCCTGCAAGGGGTGAGACTAGTGTGTGATGAGTGTTGTtgaaataaggagaaaaaattctggaaaagaGGACATTTCATCATTTAAAAAGTACTTTAAGCTCTTCTTAAAGCTTACTAAAAATGTAACTGAAATAGCCATAGGCAGGCACTGGCAGGCtgtgaatgaaaaaaatctgctacATGTGTACagttaaaatggaaaaactgaGCAAGGTATGTGGTCACACAAGGAGAGCTGCCTTGGGCTGGGTGGCTCTGGATTTTGTCACAGGATCACAGGATGTTTTGGATAGAGGGAACAGTGCTGTTTtaactatatttaaaaaatgagagtGTGATCAAGGCTGCCACTCAAGTACTTCACAGTTCACACAGGACCTGGCTACACCCACAGCCTGAAAATGCTTTTGGTGGACTGGCATCTGCAAAGCcacaggaggagagaggagggcaAAAGTGCATATCTTGGAAAGGACAGATGCTGAAAACCAAGGAGGCAGGAACCTGCTGTCCTTCCAGGCTccagagaggaggctgggaGTCCCAGCTATGGGCAGacctgctggctcctggggcagcagcttcATCTCACCCTTGTGCTGTAGATCAGCAAATCCTTGCATGGCCTGACAGAGAATTA contains:
- the RPN1 gene encoding dolichyl-diphosphooligosaccharide--protein glycosyltransferase subunit 1, giving the protein MAGLPCRLLLLCLAAAATSADLVLEEVRRSLDLSTHLAKISAELSLANAPGGAAASTFLLALEPGLEPRLAHLGVQVKGEEEEENALEVKETKVKGKSGKFFSVKLPSPLAPGAKVRVSVEMVFTHVLQPYPTHITQSEKQFVVFEGNHYFYSPYVTKSQTTRVKLASRNVESYTKLGNPSRTEDTIEYGPFKDIPPYSQDTLKVHYENNSPFLTITSMTRVIEVSHWGNIAVEETVDLKHTGAVLKGPFSRYDYQRQPDSGISSVKSFKTILPAAAQDVYYRDEIGNISTSHLLVLDDSVEMEIRPRFPLFGGWKTHYIIGYNLPSYEYLYNLGDQYALKMRFVDHVFDEQVTDSLTVKIVLPEGAKNIHVDSPYEINRASDELHYTYLDTFGRPVIVAHKSNLVEQHIQDIVVHYTFNKILMLQEPLLVVGAFYILFFTVIVYVRLDFSITKDPAAEARMKVACITEQVLTLVNKRLGLYRHFDEAVNKYKQSRDISTLNSGKKSLEMEHKALTSEIASLQSKLKTEGSDLCDKVSEIQKLDGQVKELVLKSSVEAERLVAGKLKKDTYIENEKMHSNKRQDLVSKIDNILDAL